A single region of the Triticum dicoccoides isolate Atlit2015 ecotype Zavitan chromosome 2B, WEW_v2.0, whole genome shotgun sequence genome encodes:
- the LOC119360590 gene encoding putative expansin-B14, which yields MARWERIRPKFYVIIHFSCLLLLHSRSVSGWLDSGATWYDLRQGAGTGGGACGYQDDVEKPPFSSMIAAGGPSIFKDGKGCGVCYQVKCTGNAPCFGRPVTVVVTDLCPGGEACLAEAAHFNLSGKAFDAMAKPGQADNLRDAGDIRVQYHRVPCKWRGLNYLAVLINHESGDDDLSTVELQQRGRSWAPMQQLLGAVWKYSSEPTLQAPISIRLTTSAGKELVASDVIPSGWQADKTYRSIVN from the exons gccaaaattttatgTGATTATTCATTTTAGCTGCCTTCTCCTCCTCCATTCACGCAGCGTCTCAGGTTGGTTGGACAGCGGCGCAACGTGGTATGATCTCCGCCAAGGCGCCGGCACCGGCG GTGGTGCGTGCGGGTACCAGGACGACGTGGAGAAGCCGCCGTTCTCCTCCATGATCGCGGCGGGCGGCCCCTCCATCTTCAAGGACGGCAAGGGCTGCGGCGTTTGCTATCAGGTTAAATGCACCGGGAATGCCCCTTGCTTCGGCCGCCCGGTGACCGTGGTCGTCACAGATCTGTGCCCCGGCGGCGAGGCGTGTCTGGCCGAGGCTGCCCACTTCAACCTCAGCGGCAAGGCGTTCGATGCCATGGCGAAGCCCGGCCAAGCCGACAACCTCCGCGACGCCGGCGACATTAGGGTCCAGTACCACCG GGTTCCATGCAAGTGGCGCGGGCTGAACTATCTCGCGGTGCTCATCAACCACGAGTCCGGCGACGATGACCTGTCGACGGTGGAGCTTCAGCAGCGCGGCCGTAGCTGGGCACCGATGCAGCAGTTGTTGGGCGCGGTGTGGAAGTACAGCTCCGAGCCCACCCTGCAGGCGCCCATATCGATCCGCCTCACCACCAGCGCCGGCAAGGAACTCGTCGCCAGCGACGTGATCCCCTCCGGCTGGCAGGCCGACAAGACCTACCGATCCATCGTAAATTAA